Genomic window (Salinibacterium sp. M195):
TTCTACGGTCGCCTTGTCGACGGGCTACTTGCTCGCGGCATCCGCCCCATCGCCACCCTGTATCACTGGGACCTCCCGCAAGCACTAGAAGATACTGGCGGCTGGACTTCGCGAGAAACCGCTTATAGGTTCGCCGAGTATGCGGCAATCGTCGGGGCCTACCTCGGGGATCGCGTGGACTGCTGGACCACGCTCAATGAGCCCTGGTGCAGCGCCTATCTTGGCTACGGTTCTGGAGCTCACGCCCCTGGCCGCACCGAGCCGCTCGCAGCGCTGAAATCGGTGCATCACTTGCAACTGGCCCACGGTCTTGCACTTCGGGAATTGCGCCGCACGGTCAGCACCGACGCCGAGTATTCCGTCACCTTGAACTTTCATGTGCTTCGCGGCGATGACGCGACGTCCGCTGAAGCCAAGCGCCGAATTGATGCCCTGGCGAACCGGGCATTCACCGGCCCGATGTTACGTGGCGAGTATCCGGCGGATCTACTTGAGGACACCGCGGGAATCACGGACTGGGCATTCGTGCTGCCCGGCGACCTCGAGATCATCCATCAAGAGATTGATTTCTTAGGCGTCAACTATTACTCCACGACGACGGTGCGGATGTGGGATGGCGCTTCTCCGAGAGAGAATGCGGATGGACACAAGGACGTTGGTGGCTCGCCCTGGCCGGGGAGCGAAAACGTCGAGTTTCAGACGCAGGCCGGCCCGTACACGTCAATGGGGTGGAACATCGCCCCAGACGGTCTCGAAGAACTGCTCGTCTCGCTGAGCGAACAGTTCCCGGAACTCCCCTTGGTGATCACCGAGAATGGCGCAGCATTCGAAGACGCTGTCGAGGATGGCGCAGTGCACGATGACGAACGAGTCGACTACCTTCGCCGGCATTTCGCTGCGGCCCACCGCGCTATGGCTCGCGGTGTTGACCTTCGCGGCTACCTCGTGTGGTCGCTGCTCGATAATTTCGAGTGGGGTTATGGCTACAGCAAACGATTCGGAATTGTGCATGTCGACTACGACACCCAAGTTCGGACTGTCAAAGACAGCGGGCTCTGGCTCACGACTCTGATCCGCGAGCGGCGGCTTCCCTAGCGAGGTTATGGGGCGGCTACGATTAGCGCCATTGCCGCCCACGAAAGGCACTGATGACGCAGGAAACGGATGCACCTGCCGTCGTTCCACCAACGCTGCTCGCTGTTGCCCAGCTTGCCAAGGTGTCGCGTTCGACAGCATCACGGGTGCTCAACGGTTCTCCTCAGGTGACAGAAGAGGCGATTGCTGCGGTCACCAGAGCCATCTCCGAGCTCAACTATGTGCCGAACCGGACAGCGAGGAACCTGGCGAACCGCACCACGCAGTCCATCGCAATGGTTATCCCGCAGCAGACATCTAAATTCTTCGCAGACCCCTATTTCGCTGCGGTCATTCAAGGCGCAGCGCTGCACATGGCGTCGACGGAATACACTCTTACTCTGTTGATTGAATCTGATGACGATCCGCAGAAAACACGGCGGTTCCTTGAGGGCGGCAATGTGGATGGCGCCCTCATCTTGTCGCATTACACCCGTGACGCGGATTACGTGGCGCTCTCTCGCAATTTGCCCGTGGTGTTCGGTGTTCAACCGTTGAGCACCGACGAGGGACCCTACTCGGTCGTTGACGTCAACAATGTGGAGGCGGCAGTTCTTGCCACTCAGCTTCTCATTGGCCACGGCTGCACCCAGATCGCCATAATCGGTGCACCGTTGGGGATGTCCGCTGGGCGTGATCGCGCGGAGGGCTGGCGCTCGACGCTGGCTTCAGCCGGCCTGGCTGAGGGCCCGTTCGAAGAGGGCGATCTCACGCCTGCGGGTGGCGCGGCGGCCATGGAGCGTCTTCTGGATGTTGGTCGGCCGATCGACGGGCTGGTGGCAGCGACGGCTCAGATGGCACAGGGGGCAATGGGCGTGCTGAAGGATCGTGGCATTGCCGTTCCCGAAGATATCGCTGTGGCGACTATCGACAACAACTTCTTTTCGACGAGCACCCATCCACCGTTGACTTCAGTCGATCTAAATACCGACCTGAAGGGTGCAGTGATGGCGGAAACGCTGCTGCGGATTGTGCGGGGCGAGATCGTCGAAAAGTTCACCACGATTCCGATCGAGCTCATCGAACGCGAATCGACCCGCGCGAGAAGCTGACCATGGTGGGGCTGCCGTGATCAGGACGCTCGACTTTCTCCAGACAAAGGCAGAAACCGTGCCCGCAACTGGTTAGGCTTGCGGGACAATGACAGTCACTGGATCTTGGGAACGCGCCGCCAATGGCGCCATGCTACTCGGCGCCGACGGGCAGCTAAGTCAGACAATTTTTGCCGAAATGTCGGCGCTCGCGATGAGCACCGGTGCCATCAATCTGGGCCAAGGCTTCCCGGACGAAGACGGGCCCATCGAAGTTTTGGATGCCGCCCGCAAAGCGATCAGCGACGGCATCAACCAGTACCCGCCCGGCAACGGCCTTCCGGTGCTACGAAATGCGATCGCCGAACACCAAGAGCGTTTCTACGGCATCGAAATTGACCCCGATACGCAAGTATTCGCTACTGCTGGCGCCACAGAAGCTCTTGCCGCAACCATCCTTGCCCTCACGAGCGAGGGCGACGAGGTCATCACCCTCGAACCCTTCTACGACGCTTACGGCGCCATGATCAACTACGCGCGCGCCACCCATGTGACCGTGCCACTGCGGGCTCCTGACTTTCAGCCCAACCACGAAGACATCAAGGCTGCCTTCAGCGGACGCACGCGCCTCATCATTCTCAACAGCCCCCACAACCCCACCGGTGCTGTGTTAGACCGCGAAACACTCGAGCTCATTGTCGAACTCGCCCATAAATACGACGCCCTCATCGTCACCGACGAAGTGTACGAACACATCACCTTCGGCTACGAACACATCCCCATTTCGAGCCTGCCCGGGGCCTTCGACCGCACCGTCAGCATCTCGAGCGGTGGCAAAACGTTCAACACCACCGGCTGGAA
Coding sequences:
- a CDS encoding GH1 family beta-glucosidase, which translates into the protein MIGSATASYQIEGAVNEGGRGASIWDAFSAIPGNIVNGDTGAIADDHYHRLESDLDLMSSLGLEAYRFSIAWPRIQPLGSGEPNQAGLEFYGRLVDGLLARGIRPIATLYHWDLPQALEDTGGWTSRETAYRFAEYAAIVGAYLGDRVDCWTTLNEPWCSAYLGYGSGAHAPGRTEPLAALKSVHHLQLAHGLALRELRRTVSTDAEYSVTLNFHVLRGDDATSAEAKRRIDALANRAFTGPMLRGEYPADLLEDTAGITDWAFVLPGDLEIIHQEIDFLGVNYYSTTTVRMWDGASPRENADGHKDVGGSPWPGSENVEFQTQAGPYTSMGWNIAPDGLEELLVSLSEQFPELPLVITENGAAFEDAVEDGAVHDDERVDYLRRHFAAAHRAMARGVDLRGYLVWSLLDNFEWGYGYSKRFGIVHVDYDTQVRTVKDSGLWLTTLIRERRLP
- a CDS encoding aminotransferase class I/II-fold pyridoxal phosphate-dependent enzyme, with product MTVTGSWERAANGAMLLGADGQLSQTIFAEMSALAMSTGAINLGQGFPDEDGPIEVLDAARKAISDGINQYPPGNGLPVLRNAIAEHQERFYGIEIDPDTQVFATAGATEALAATILALTSEGDEVITLEPFYDAYGAMINYARATHVTVPLRAPDFQPNHEDIKAAFSGRTRLIILNSPHNPTGAVLDRETLELIVELAHKYDALIVTDEVYEHITFGYEHIPISSLPGAFDRTVSISSGGKTFNTTGWKIGWITGPQPILQAIMAVKQYLTYVNGAPFQPAIAAGLGLPDSYFDGLASGLARKRDTLGAGLRSAGFDVSTPQAGYFIIADAAPLGVTDAAEFCRTLPDLAGVVGIPITAFVHPQNHDDYNTLIRFAFCKKTDVLDRAAAQLSGMKLRH
- a CDS encoding LacI family DNA-binding transcriptional regulator, translating into MTQETDAPAVVPPTLLAVAQLAKVSRSTASRVLNGSPQVTEEAIAAVTRAISELNYVPNRTARNLANRTTQSIAMVIPQQTSKFFADPYFAAVIQGAALHMASTEYTLTLLIESDDDPQKTRRFLEGGNVDGALILSHYTRDADYVALSRNLPVVFGVQPLSTDEGPYSVVDVNNVEAAVLATQLLIGHGCTQIAIIGAPLGMSAGRDRAEGWRSTLASAGLAEGPFEEGDLTPAGGAAAMERLLDVGRPIDGLVAATAQMAQGAMGVLKDRGIAVPEDIAVATIDNNFFSTSTHPPLTSVDLNTDLKGAVMAETLLRIVRGEIVEKFTTIPIELIERESTRARS